The Phyllopteryx taeniolatus isolate TA_2022b chromosome 9, UOR_Ptae_1.2, whole genome shotgun sequence genome contains a region encoding:
- the LOC133483360 gene encoding histone deacetylase 7-like, with translation MDLSVSQRLVHPGRDSAMLAPHRPLFLGPFTSQHCSQFSYQQLQYNTEQRQREMEAEKQEELQQLIRKSKNEQSAVASPLVRQKLREHIIMKSQPTPKHSSPTPGYGHPLPDMSPKSQPSPSDIQCKELRRTVSEPTLKWKLKKLISTRPNPLQRKRSAPPAVKHRTETLDSSPSSTPASDCSSPNDSLHSDNGALPLSHEAQRLLLKDGRLANFTLPTSPTARPNITAGLPAQVDMRVARTLVVSALPQVYLPPDGGFPAQAHGLQPVLILEPHTGLVHSQLISYQGLSPPLLQQRPHLASPTRREGLTTFSSHKPLERTRSEPPPYSHSALPLHASLHCHTQHQLPQQCHKSGTDRFKLNSLLSKIPSEDMDLEDIGSESGSMCGSEPGSVCEDSYRRRQSSASTDSVYDTESTTSSRESLIETSHSVSQRHLVHRAGFHMDSPNAPILMWPHQPLVRTQSSPASTSLPPLQNASSTIPVPLSSPTTDVKLRFTTGVVYDTQMQKHRCTCGDNSCHPEHPGRIQSIWSRLQERGLWSHCEHIRSRKATLEELQSVHSEKHVLRYGTNPLHRLKLDNPKLARILTQRIFVMLPCGGVGVDNDTVWNELHTAAASRIAAGCVIDLALKVAQGELKNGFAVVRPPGHHATHSSPLGFCFFNSVAITAKQLQQKLNVGKILIVDWDVHHGNGTQEAFYNDPSVLYISLHRYDNGNFFPGGGHPNEVGAGAGEGFNVNIGWTGGLKPPMGDAEYLAAFRAVVMPIAHQFSPDMVLVSAGFDAVEGHSPPMGGYKVTAKCFGFLTRQLMSLAGGRVVLALEGGQDLKAICDASEACVSALLGMEVEPLSQSVLDQKPCDNAMQSLLSVIQVQGDYWQSVKDSAATVELSYLQAQRRWLRRDSDSEAVDAIASLSMGAGASDRKNVEKRPEKNHST, from the exons ATGGACCTAAGTGTCTCCCAGAGGCTGGTTCATCCAGGCAGAGATTCGGCTATGCTGGCTCCCCACCGTCCCTTATTCCTGGGACCCTTTACCTCTCAGCACTGCTCCCAGTTTTCATACCAACAGTTGCAG tataaCACTGAACAAAGGCAAAGAGAGATGGAGGCTGAGAAACAAGAAGAGCTACAACAGTTAATACGAAagagtaaaaatgaacaaa GTGCTGTAGCCAGTCCACTGGTGAGGCAGAAACTCAGAGAGCACATCATTATGAAGAGCCAGCCCACCCCAAAACACAGCAGTCCTACACCAGGATACGG GCACCCACTTCCAGACATGTCCCCAAAGTCTCAGCCGTCACCCAGTGACATCCAGTGTAAAGAACTGCGGCGAACAG TGTCTGAGCCAACATTGAAGTGGAAGTTAAAGAAGCTCATCAGCACAAGACCAAACCCGTTGCAGAGGAAGAGGAGTGCCCCTCCTGCCGTCAAGCACAGGACAGAAACGCTTG ACTCTTCTCCCAGCAGCACCCCAGCATCAGATTGCAGCTCTCCTAACGACAGCCTCCATTCAGACAATGGAGCCCTCCCACTTTCTCATGAG GCACAAAGGCTTCTGCTGAAGGATGGTCGATTGGCCAATTTCACGCTGCCCACCAGCCCAACTGCCAGGCCCAACATCACTGCAGGACTTCCTGCACAG GTTGACATGCGAGTAGCCAGGACTCTGGTAGTATCCGCTCTGCCTCAAGTCTACTTACCTCCCGACGGAGGTTTTCCAGCCCAGGCTCACGGCCTGCAGCCTGTACTTATACTGGAACCACACACTGGGCTTGTACACTCGCAACTCATCTCCT ATCAAGGTTTGAGCCCTCCACTTCTGCAACAGCGACCTCACCTGGCCTCCCCAACAAGAAGAGAAGGCCTCACCACCTTTTCGTCCCACAAACCCTTGGAGCGAACACGCTCTGAACCTCCGCCCTACAGCCACTCGGCCCTTCCTCTGCATGCCAGCCTGCACTGTCACACTCAGCACCAGCTGCCTCAGCAGTGCCACAAGAGTGGGACGGATAGGTTTAAGTTGAATTCCCTCCTGAGCAAG ATCCCGTCAGAGGACATGGACCTGGAGGATATTGGATCCGAGTCTGGATCCATGTGCGGCTCTGAACCGGGCTCGGTTTGTGAGGACAGCTATCGCAGGAGACAAAGTTCTGCCAGCACAGACTCCGTTTATGACACTGAGTCCACTACCTCCTCACGGGAAAGCCTGATTGAGACCTCGCATTCCGTCAGTCAG AGGCACTTGGTCCATCGAGCAGGATTCCACATGGACTCGCCTAATGCGCCTATCCTTATGTGGCCTCACCAACCTTTGGTCCGAACGCAGTCCTCCCCTGCCTCGACCTCCCTGCCTCCCCTTCAGAATGCATCCTCAACTATCCCCGTTCCTCTGTCCAGTCCTACTACAGATGTCAAGCTCCGCTTCACCACTG GTGTCGTTTACGATACGCAGATGCAAAAGCACCGGTGCACCTGTGGCGACAACAGCTGCCACCCCGAGCATCCTGGGAGAATCCAGAGCATTTGGTCCCGACTTCAAGAAAGAGGCCTGTGGAGCCATTGTGAG catATCCGAAGTAGGAAGGCCACTTTAGAAGAGCTGCAGTCAGTCCATTCAGAAAAACACGTGCTTCGGTACGGCACCAACCCTCTGCACCGCCTCAAGCTAGACAACCCCAAGTTGGCTC GAATCTTGACTCAACGTATATTTGTTATGTTACCATGTGGAGGAGTAGGG GTTGATAATGACACAGTCTGGAACGAGCTTCACACGGCAGCGGCTTCTCGTATTGCGGCCGGCTGTGTCATCGACCTGGCACTGAAGGTGGCACAAGGAGAGCTAAAG AATGGATTTGCAGTGGTGAGGCCGCCCGGGCACCATGCCACACACTCCTCCCCTCT GGgtttttgtttcttcaattcAGTGGCCATCACTGCCAAGCAACTACAACAGAAACTCAATGTTGGCAAAATCCTAATTGTGGACTGG GATGTTCACCATGGCAATGGCACCCAGGAAGCCTTCTACAATGACCCAAGTGTCCTGTATATCTCGCTACATCGCTACGATAACGGCAACTTCTTCCCTGGTGGTGGGCATCCCAACGAG GTTGGTGCAGGGGCGGGCGAGGGTTTCAACGTGAACATTGGATGGACAGGCGGTTTGAAACCTCCCATGGGTGATGCCGAGTATCTGGCTGCATTCAG AGCCGTGGTGATGCCCATCGCCCACCAGTTCTCCCCAGACATGGTGCTGGTTTCGGCGGGATTTGATGCAGTCGAAGGCCATTCGCCGCCAATGGGTGGCTACAAGGTCACAGCCAAGT GTTTTGGGTTCCTTACTCGACAGCTGATGTCACTAGCCGGGGGTCGTGTGGTTCTGGCTCTGGAGGGGGGACAAGACCTCAAGGCCATCTGTGATGCCTCTGAAGCCTGCGTCAGCGCCTTGCTGGGAATGGAG GTGGAGCCTTTGTCACAGTCCGTGTTGGACCAAAAGCCTTGCGATAATGCCATGCAGTCACTACTGAGTGTCATCCAGGTTCAAG GTGACTACTGGCAGAGCGTGAAGGACTCGGCCGCCACCGTGGAGTTGTCCTACCTGCAGGCCCAGAGGCGGTGGTTGAGGCGAGACTCAGACAGCGAGGCCGTTGACGCCATTGCCTCTCTGTCTATGGGAGCCGGCGCCTCTGACAG gaaaaatgtagaaaaaaggCCAGAGAAAAATCATTCCACATGA